In Neodiprion pinetum isolate iyNeoPine1 chromosome 6, iyNeoPine1.2, whole genome shotgun sequence, one genomic interval encodes:
- the LOC124220830 gene encoding zinc finger protein 845-like isoform X2 has protein sequence MTKSAVQYIALAETQGPFNEGSTEEDWKLNERNQSPYRCAICQVQFSSRVSLDRHIVDLHLGTTGRFQCDVCHKEFSRVSDLARHKLIHTGVKPFQCNTCQKQFSRQDHLKQHILSHSQCSDGEFFAFDNGLNRCTICHKQLSRPQHLRTHMRQHLGTLFECDKCSKRFSRASHLRAHMRLHLGTCFRCEICQKEFSRPSDLDRHKLTHLDKKLFDCPTCQKKFSRKDNLKKHMLSHVESIPTNQESHENIGFEINMGDDNSCLNLRKSFPLPLHLEGHTPSRESDTRCHECHICRKHFARKDHLKRHIASHKICPHHQSPNCAGCQAVKEETMLQVDSSTFECRERSSNCDLCSVQFASTYNFENDVCAHNWRDKRFECAVCEKRFNRKVRLKEHVRSHGDQKFSSFDGRDKEENRCNICHKQLSRPEHLKAHMRLHLGTLFKCDTCGKEFSRLSDLDRHKLVHSGLKRFICIICHKQFSRKDYLKNHMLSHANQKSFECDKCKKRFMHFSNLRNHLHLHLTE, from the coding sequence ATGACAAAATCAGCCGTACAATACATCGCTCTGGCAGAAACGCAAGGTCCGTTCAACGAGGGGAGCACCGAAGAAGATTGGAAGCtgaatgaaagaaatcagAGCCCATACCGCTGTGCAATATGTCAGGTTCAATTTTCGAGTCGAGTTTCACTGGATAGACATATCGTAGACTTGCATCTAGGTACCACGGGCCGTTTCCAGTGTGATGTTTGTCACAAGGAGTTTTCCCGTGTGTCAGACTTAGCCAGGCACAAGTTGATACACACAGGCGTAAAGCCATTCCAATGCAATACTTGCCAGAAGCAATTTTCCCGACAGGATCATCTAAAGCAGCACATACTCAGTCATTCGCAATGTTCAGATGGCGAGTTTTTTGCTTTCGACAACGGCTTGAACAGGTGCACGATATGCCATAAACAGCTTTCTCGTCCTCAGCACCTAAGGACCCACATGCGTCAGCATTTGGGCACACTGTTCGAGTGCGACAAGTGTAGCAAAAGATTCTCACGCGCTTCGCATCTCAGAGCTCACATGAGACTCCACTTGGGTACATGTTTCAGATGTGAGATATGCCAAAAAGAATTCTCTCGACCTTCCGACTTGGATAGACACAAACTTACACATCTGGATAAGAAATTGTTCGATTGCCCCACGTGCCAAAAAAAGTTCTCCAGAAAAGACAACCTGAAAAAGCACATGCTTTCTCATGTCGAATCGATACCGACAAACCAAGAAAGCCACGAGAACATCGgctttgaaataaatatgggCGACGACAATTCTTGTTTAAATTTGAGAAAGAGTTTCCCATTACCCTTGCACCTGGAAGGACACACACCGAGTCGTGAGAGTGACACGAGATGCCACGAGTGTCACATTTGCAGAAAGCATTTTGCAAGAAAAGACCATTTGAAGAGACATATCGCCTCACATAAAATCTGCCCTCATCATCAGAGCCCAAATTGCGCAGGGTGTCAGGCGGTGAAAGAAGAGACAATGCTGCAGGTGGATTCGAGCACATTTGAGTGCAGGGAAAGATCGAGCAACTGCGACCTCTGTAGTGTACAGTTCGCCAGTActtacaattttgaaaacgatGTGTGCGCGCATAATTGGCGGGATAAAAGATTCGAGTGCGCGGTTTGCGAGAAGCGTTTCAACAGAAAGGTTCGGTTAAAAGAACACGTTCGCAGTCATGGGGATCAAAAGTTTTCTTCGTTTGACGGTAGAGACAAGGAAGAAAACAGGTGTAATATATGTCATAAACAACTGTCACGACCCGAACATTTGAAAGCACACATGCGGCTGCACTTAGGCACACTTTTCAAGTGCGATACATGTGGGAAAGAGTTCTCTCGATTGTCAGACTTGGACAGACACAAGCTAGTACACTCGGGACTCAAACGATTCATATGCATCATTTGCCACAAGCAATTTTCTCGTAAGGATTACTTGAAGAATCACATGCTATCGCACGCCAATCAAAAGTCATTTGAGTGTGACAAGTGTAAAAAACGATTTATGCATTTCTCCAATTTAAGAAATCACCTTCATCTTCATCTAACTGAGTAA
- the LOC124220830 gene encoding zinc finger protein 431-like isoform X1 — protein sequence MEREGCNVLFESIDGLARMAEEQSDKDAASTLRGFLEYVDTLANANIKIKSKDSIKTEDATAANVIQQKFTNTNLTDLVEKDAMTKSAVQYIALAETQGPFNEGSTEEDWKLNERNQSPYRCAICQVQFSSRVSLDRHIVDLHLGTTGRFQCDVCHKEFSRVSDLARHKLIHTGVKPFQCNTCQKQFSRQDHLKQHILSHSQCSDGEFFAFDNGLNRCTICHKQLSRPQHLRTHMRQHLGTLFECDKCSKRFSRASHLRAHMRLHLGTCFRCEICQKEFSRPSDLDRHKLTHLDKKLFDCPTCQKKFSRKDNLKKHMLSHVESIPTNQESHENIGFEINMGDDNSCLNLRKSFPLPLHLEGHTPSRESDTRCHECHICRKHFARKDHLKRHIASHKICPHHQSPNCAGCQAVKEETMLQVDSSTFECRERSSNCDLCSVQFASTYNFENDVCAHNWRDKRFECAVCEKRFNRKVRLKEHVRSHGDQKFSSFDGRDKEENRCNICHKQLSRPEHLKAHMRLHLGTLFKCDTCGKEFSRLSDLDRHKLVHSGLKRFICIICHKQFSRKDYLKNHMLSHANQKSFECDKCKKRFMHFSNLRNHLHLHLTE from the exons ATGGAACGTGAG GGCTGCAATGTTTTGTTCGAAAGCATTGATGGATTGGCACGTATGGCAGAAGAGCAGTCCGATAAGGATGCCGCGTCAACTTTGAGAGGATTTCTCGAGTATGTCGATACCCTCGCGAATGCAAACATTAAAATCAAGAGCAAGGATTCAATAAAGACGGAAGATGCCACCGCTGCCAATGtgattcaacaaaaattcacaaacaCGAATCTTACAGATTTA GTGGAAAAAGACGCTATGACAAAATCAGCCGTACAATACATCGCTCTGGCAGAAACGCAAGGTCCGTTCAACGAGGGGAGCACCGAAGAAGATTGGAAGCtgaatgaaagaaatcagAGCCCATACCGCTGTGCAATATGTCAGGTTCAATTTTCGAGTCGAGTTTCACTGGATAGACATATCGTAGACTTGCATCTAGGTACCACGGGCCGTTTCCAGTGTGATGTTTGTCACAAGGAGTTTTCCCGTGTGTCAGACTTAGCCAGGCACAAGTTGATACACACAGGCGTAAAGCCATTCCAATGCAATACTTGCCAGAAGCAATTTTCCCGACAGGATCATCTAAAGCAGCACATACTCAGTCATTCGCAATGTTCAGATGGCGAGTTTTTTGCTTTCGACAACGGCTTGAACAGGTGCACGATATGCCATAAACAGCTTTCTCGTCCTCAGCACCTAAGGACCCACATGCGTCAGCATTTGGGCACACTGTTCGAGTGCGACAAGTGTAGCAAAAGATTCTCACGCGCTTCGCATCTCAGAGCTCACATGAGACTCCACTTGGGTACATGTTTCAGATGTGAGATATGCCAAAAAGAATTCTCTCGACCTTCCGACTTGGATAGACACAAACTTACACATCTGGATAAGAAATTGTTCGATTGCCCCACGTGCCAAAAAAAGTTCTCCAGAAAAGACAACCTGAAAAAGCACATGCTTTCTCATGTCGAATCGATACCGACAAACCAAGAAAGCCACGAGAACATCGgctttgaaataaatatgggCGACGACAATTCTTGTTTAAATTTGAGAAAGAGTTTCCCATTACCCTTGCACCTGGAAGGACACACACCGAGTCGTGAGAGTGACACGAGATGCCACGAGTGTCACATTTGCAGAAAGCATTTTGCAAGAAAAGACCATTTGAAGAGACATATCGCCTCACATAAAATCTGCCCTCATCATCAGAGCCCAAATTGCGCAGGGTGTCAGGCGGTGAAAGAAGAGACAATGCTGCAGGTGGATTCGAGCACATTTGAGTGCAGGGAAAGATCGAGCAACTGCGACCTCTGTAGTGTACAGTTCGCCAGTActtacaattttgaaaacgatGTGTGCGCGCATAATTGGCGGGATAAAAGATTCGAGTGCGCGGTTTGCGAGAAGCGTTTCAACAGAAAGGTTCGGTTAAAAGAACACGTTCGCAGTCATGGGGATCAAAAGTTTTCTTCGTTTGACGGTAGAGACAAGGAAGAAAACAGGTGTAATATATGTCATAAACAACTGTCACGACCCGAACATTTGAAAGCACACATGCGGCTGCACTTAGGCACACTTTTCAAGTGCGATACATGTGGGAAAGAGTTCTCTCGATTGTCAGACTTGGACAGACACAAGCTAGTACACTCGGGACTCAAACGATTCATATGCATCATTTGCCACAAGCAATTTTCTCGTAAGGATTACTTGAAGAATCACATGCTATCGCACGCCAATCAAAAGTCATTTGAGTGTGACAAGTGTAAAAAACGATTTATGCATTTCTCCAATTTAAGAAATCACCTTCATCTTCATCTAACTGAGTAA